One window of Leptotrichia sp. oral taxon 498 genomic DNA carries:
- a CDS encoding OmpA family protein, which translates to MDKRSKVTAMLSVLLVSAPTTAKKITTSNLRDNAMRTDAVEVDNTNSENVENYVTETKKSEGDLIVLDTNKLKFDYNSANIKDEYNPILEQVKKYIEEKNLKVSIIGYTDSKGTKSYNKELSLRRAESVEERLIDLGLAPERIIETVGKGDSNPIASNDDEDGRAKNRRIEIKINKNQS; encoded by the coding sequence ATGGATAAAAGATCAAAAGTAACAGCGATGTTATCTGTGCTATTAGTTTCGGCACCAACTACTGCAAAAAAAATAACAACTTCAAATTTAAGAGACAATGCTATGAGAACAGATGCTGTCGAAGTTGACAATACAAATTCTGAAAATGTGGAAAATTATGTAACTGAAACAAAAAAATCTGAAGGAGATTTAATTGTATTAGATACAAATAAATTAAAATTTGATTATAATAGTGCAAATATAAAAGATGAATATAATCCAATATTAGAACAAGTAAAAAAATACATTGAAGAAAAAAATTTAAAAGTTTCAATTATCGGATATACAGATTCAAAGGGAACAAAGAGCTACAACAAAGAATTATCACTTAGAAGAGCTGAAAGCGTTGAAGAAAGATTAATTGATTTGGGACTTGCTCCTGAAAGAATTATTGAAACAGTTGGAAAAGGAGACAGTAATCCTATCGCATCAAATGATGATGAAGATGGAAGAGCTAAAAACAGAAGAATTGAAATAAAAATCAATAAAAATCAAAGTTAA
- a CDS encoding proline--tRNA ligase, which yields MRLSKAFLKTCKEAPKEAEVISHKLMLRASMIRQLTRGVYSYLPLGYRVLKKIENIVREEMDRAGSQEILMPVLQPASLWEESGRWFAYGSELMRMKDRNEREFALGPTHEEVVTDIVRNTITSYKDLPFSLYQIQTKFRDEMRPRFGLMRGREFLMKDAYSFHLTKESLDEEFLNMKNAYSRVLERMELKFRAVDADSGSIGGDSSNEFMVLAENGEDDILYSDSSDYAANVEKATSIIELKESTEEKLPKELVKTPNTKTIKELSEFLTIPEEKTVKAVMLKEVLEDKVNYVLALIRGDLDVNEIKLKNAVNASMELEMMTEEECEKFGIVPGFAGSYEKKEGLTVVIDETVKYVRNFALGANKKDYHFINVNLEDLHYDVVADIRTARAGDISPDGKGVLKIARGMEVGHIFKLGDKYSKALNAKVLDENGKQQVILMGCYGIGVSRLMSAVIEQKNDEYGIIWPKSIAPYIADVIIANVKDETQVNVAEKIYEALKNENIDVVLDDRNERAGFKFKDADLIGFPLKIVAGKGVSSGIVEVKDRATGESVEVKVEEVVNFVKEFLAK from the coding sequence TGTTGAGAGCTTCCATGATTAGACAGCTGACGAGAGGAGTTTATAGCTATTTGCCGCTGGGATACAGGGTTTTGAAAAAAATTGAGAATATTGTTAGAGAGGAAATGGATAGAGCTGGGTCGCAGGAAATTTTAATGCCAGTATTGCAACCAGCTTCGTTGTGGGAAGAGTCTGGAAGATGGTTTGCTTATGGTTCAGAACTTATGAGAATGAAGGATAGAAATGAGAGAGAATTTGCGTTGGGGCCTACACATGAAGAAGTTGTTACGGATATTGTGAGAAATACGATTACTTCGTATAAAGATTTGCCATTTAGCTTGTATCAAATTCAGACAAAATTTAGAGATGAAATGCGTCCAAGATTTGGTCTTATGAGAGGAAGAGAGTTCTTAATGAAAGATGCTTACAGTTTCCACTTGACAAAAGAATCGTTGGATGAAGAATTTTTGAATATGAAAAATGCGTATTCTAGAGTTTTAGAAAGAATGGAATTAAAATTTAGAGCAGTTGATGCAGATTCAGGTTCGATTGGAGGAGATTCTTCAAATGAATTTATGGTACTTGCTGAAAATGGAGAAGATGATATTTTATATAGTGACTCATCAGATTATGCTGCAAATGTTGAAAAAGCTACGAGTATCATTGAATTGAAGGAAAGTACAGAAGAAAAATTGCCAAAAGAATTGGTTAAAACGCCTAATACTAAGACAATTAAGGAATTGTCAGAATTTTTGACTATTCCAGAAGAAAAAACTGTTAAGGCGGTTATGTTGAAGGAAGTGTTGGAAGATAAGGTAAATTATGTGTTGGCACTTATTCGTGGAGATCTGGATGTAAATGAAATTAAATTGAAAAATGCAGTGAATGCTTCGATGGAATTGGAAATGATGACTGAAGAAGAATGCGAAAAATTTGGGATTGTTCCTGGATTTGCGGGGTCTTATGAGAAAAAGGAAGGACTTACAGTTGTTATTGATGAAACAGTAAAATATGTGAGAAATTTTGCGTTAGGAGCAAATAAAAAGGATTATCACTTTATTAATGTTAATTTGGAAGACTTGCATTATGATGTGGTTGCTGATATTAGAACGGCTAGAGCGGGAGATATTTCGCCAGATGGAAAAGGTGTGCTAAAAATTGCTCGTGGAATGGAAGTTGGACACATTTTTAAATTGGGAGATAAGTATTCAAAAGCATTAAATGCGAAAGTTTTGGATGAAAATGGAAAACAGCAAGTTATTTTGATGGGGTGTTATGGAATCGGAGTTTCAAGATTGATGTCGGCTGTAATTGAGCAAAAAAATGATGAATATGGAATTATTTGGCCAAAATCAATTGCACCGTATATTGCAGATGTGATTATTGCTAATGTAAAAGATGAAACTCAAGTAAATGTTGCTGAAAAAATTTATGAGGCGTTGAAAAATGAAAATATTGATGTTGTTTTAGATGACAGAAATGAGAGAGCAGGATTTAAGTTTAAAGATGCTGACTTAATTGGATTCCCGCTTAAAATTGTAGCTGGAAAAGGTGTATCTTCTGGAATTGTAGAAGTTAAGGATAGAGCAACTGGAGAAAGTGTTGAGGTTAAGGTTGAGGAAGTTGTTAATTTTGTAAAAGAGTTTTTGGCTAAATAA